Proteins from one Monodelphis domestica isolate mMonDom1 chromosome 6, mMonDom1.pri, whole genome shotgun sequence genomic window:
- the monDomV1R1275 gene encoding vomeronasal 1 receptor monDomV1R1275 isoform X1 — MEEGFEQFFFCTPNLKLSEVTSKAYSWSLEETGIQFHDGIMCILYKFQTIIGLIGNCFLLYLYSFKIIINQRIKLIDNICINLVFSNILMMLFRGIPWAMEACNQKNFMNDIECKIIIYVQRVSRGTSLCTTCLLSVFQAITITSCGPHWAKLKTSVLKSIVPACAFIWVLNLLIDLVVPLYVSAPKSINNSQLTRNLGFCSIDIYAMRTLKIVIWKTFFDAVFVGLMSITSGYMVLILYRHHWQVQHIHHTSFNPSASAEIRATKFILCLMSIFVCFYSLSSIFIIVMDNSKDAKQWVVNISAYFSLIYPTISPFVLMSSDSKNAINCNAFNRMKKSYKHSSKNRE; from the exons ATGGAAGAGGGCTTCGAACAATTTTTCTTCTGTACCCCCAATCTAAAGCTCTCTGAAGTTACCTCAAAGGCCTACAGTTGGAGCTTGGAAGAGACAG GAATACAATTTCATGATGGTATCATGTGCATTTTGTACAAATTTCAGACTATAATTGGACTCATTGGGAattgttttctcctttatctATATAGCTTTAAGATAATCATTAATCAAAGGATAAAACTCATTGATAACATTTGCATTAATTTGGTCTTTTCTAACATTCTGATGATGCTTTTCAGGGGAATTCCATGGGCAATGGAGGCATGCAATCAGAAAAATTTCATGAATGACATTGAATGTAAAATCATAATTTATGTTCAAAGAGTATCACGGGGCACTTCTCTATGCACTACTTGCCTCCTGAGTGTCTTCCAAGCTATCACCATCACTTCTTGTGGTCCACATTGGGCAAAGCTCAAAACCAGTGTGCTAAAGAGCATTGTACCAGCCTGTGCTTTCATATGGGTACTCAATCTGTTGATAGATTTAGTGGTGCCTCTGTATGTAAGTGCTCCTAAAAGTATCAACAACAGTCAGCTGACAAGGAACCTAGGGTTTTGCTCTATTGACATTTATGCTATGAGAACCCTAAAAATTGTAATCTGGAAGACCTTTTTTGATGCAGTGTTTGTGGGACTCATGTCCATTACGAGTGGCTACATGGTTCTTATTTTGTACAGACACCACTGGCAAGTTCAACACATTCATCACACCAGTTTCAATCCTAGTGCCTCAGCAGAGATCAGAGCCACCAAATTCATCTTGTGTCTCATGAGCATCTTTGTATGTTTTTATTCACTCAGTTCCATCTTTATTATTGTGATGGATAATTCTAAAGATGCAAAGCAATGGGTGGTAAATATATCTGcatattttagtttaatttatcCAACAATCAGTCCTTTTGTTTTAATGAGTAGTGACTCAAAGAATGCCATTAATTGTAATGCTTTCAATAGAATGAAAAAGTCTTATAAACATTcatctaagaacagagaatga
- the monDomV1R1275 gene encoding vomeronasal 1 receptor monDomV1R1275 (The RefSeq protein has 7 substitutions compared to this genomic sequence): MQFHDGIMCILYKFQTIIGLFGNCFLLYLYSFKIIINQRIKLIDNICINLVFSNILMMLFRGIPWAMEACNQKNFMNDIECKIIIYVQRVSRGTSLCTTCLLSVFQAITITSCGPHWAKLKTSVLKSIVPACAFIWVLNLLIDLVVPLYVSGPRSINNSQLTRNLGFCSIDIYAMRTLKIVIWKTFFDAVFVGLMSITSGYMVLILYRHHWQVQHIHHTSFNPSASAEIRATKLILCLMSIFVCFSSLSSIFIIVMDNSKDTKQWVVNISAYFSLIYPTISPFVLMSSDSKNAINCNAFNRMKKSYKHSSKNRE, translated from the coding sequence ATACAATTTCATGATGGTATCATGTGCATTTTGTACAAATTTCAGACTATAATTGGACTCATTGGGAattgttttctcctttatctATATAGCTTTAAGATAATCATTAATCAAAGGATAAAACTCATTGATAACATTTGCATTAATTTGGTCTTTTCTAACATTCTGATGATGCTTTTCAGGGGAATTCCATGGGCAATGGAGGCATGCAATCAGAAAAATTTCATGAATGACATTGAATGTAAAATCATAATTTATGTTCAAAGAGTATCACGGGGCACTTCTCTATGCACTACTTGCCTCCTGAGTGTCTTCCAAGCTATCACCATCACTTCTTGTGGTCCACATTGGGCAAAGCTCAAAACCAGTGTGCTAAAGAGCATTGTACCAGCCTGTGCTTTCATATGGGTACTCAATCTGTTGATAGATTTAGTGGTGCCTCTGTATGTAAGTGCTCCTAAAAGTATCAACAACAGTCAGCTGACAAGGAACCTAGGGTTTTGCTCTATTGACATTTATGCTATGAGAACCCTAAAAATTGTAATCTGGAAGACCTTTTTTGATGCAGTGTTTGTGGGACTCATGTCCATTACGAGTGGCTACATGGTTCTTATTTTGTACAGACACCACTGGCAAGTTCAACACATTCATCACACCAGTTTCAATCCTAGTGCCTCAGCAGAGATCAGAGCCACCAAATTCATCTTGTGTCTCATGAGCATCTTTGTATGTTTTTATTCACTCAGTTCCATCTTTATTATTGTGATGGATAATTCTAAAGATGCAAAGCAATGGGTGGTAAATATATCTGcatattttagtttaatttatcCAACAATCAGTCCTTTTGTTTTAATGAGTAGTGACTCAAAGAATGCCATTAATTGTAATGCTTTCAATAGAATGAAAAAGTCTTATAAACATTcatctaagaacagagaatga